Sequence from the Fulvivirga ligni genome:
GAGGAAAATTGTCGCGTTTTGCGGCTAATGCTGAAAGACACAATGTAATAGAGCCAGGCAAACCCATCATTGATGTGATTAAGGGTAACTGGCATAAGGATTACTTTAACAATGATAATGAAATTACTTTGGAGCTGGCGTGTGGCAGAGGTGAATATACCATTGGTTTATCTCAACTGTTTCCTGCTAAGAATTTCATTGGAATTGATCTAAAAGGAGATAGAATCTGGAAGGGTAGTGGTATTGCACTGGAAGAAGGAATTGAGAACGTAGGTTTTCTTAGGGTTCATATCTTAGAATTACAGAAATACTTTGAACCTGGTGAGGTGGCTAACATCTGGATCACATTCCCGGACCCACGTCCTAAAGATAGGGATGAGAAGCGCAGAATCACGCATGCTCGCTATCTAGATATTTACAAAAGCATTCTTAAACCAGATGGCAATATCTTCTTTAAAACCGATAATACCGGTCTTTTTGAATATACCCTGGAGGTTTTGAAAGAAAGGAATGATATTAAGGATCTAGTTTATACTTTTGACCTGTATCACTCTGAATTAAAAGATGAGTGCTATGATATCAGAACCCGCTATGAGAAGAAATTCAGCGCGGAAGGCCATGATATTAAGTATATGAGGTTTAAGTTCATTTAAAAATATCCATTACCTGCTTTCTATAGGTATTACCTATGGGAAGCAGTTTTTTACCGACTTTTATACAGTTCCCCTCCAAATACTCTACTTTATCAGCGTTTATCAGATAGGACTTGTGAATTCTTAGGAAATGTGGCTTTAGCTCACTTTCCACTGACTTCATTGTGGCATTAAACACCAGGTTGTTCTCTCTGCCGTAAAGCTTCAAATAATCACCAGCACTTTGTATGTAGTCAATGTCTGCAGGTTTTAAAACATAGGTTCTGTTGTTCGTTTTTACCGTAAAGGGTTTTTGAACAGATATACTCTCATTCCATCTCTCACATTTTTCAATGGCTTTTTTAAATCTCTCAAATGAGTATGGCTTAACCAAATAATCAACAGCATCCATTTCAAAGCCTTCAATAGCGTATTCTGGGTAAGCTGTAGTAAAAATAACTGCCGGAGGATGTATAAGCCCTTTTAATAAGTCTAAACCATTAAGCCCGGGTAGATTGATGTCCATGAAAAGTAATTCTACCTCTTCATGATTTTTGTTGAGCCAGGTAAGTGCTTCTATTGAACTGTCGAATACTTTTACTATTTCCAGTGCCGGCACAGCATTAACGTAACTTTCCAGTATCTCAATGGCTAACGGCTCGTCTTCTACTATAATGCATTTCATTTTTTGAGGCTGTTAATGGTAAGCTGTATGGTGTAACTGTCCACATTCTCATCAATATTTAACTGATGCCTACCAAGATAATAAATATTTAACCTGTTTTTGGCGTTGGTTAAACCAATGCCTTCAGTAGATGATTTTTTGCCTTGGTAACTGTTTTTGATAGTGAAATCAATATCATTTTCAGTGCTTTGCAGCGAAATAGATATAAAACCGGATGGGTTAGCGCCTAGATCTCCATGTTTAAAGGCATTTTCAACGAAGGTAAGTAATAGAAAAGGTATAATCTTCTTGTCATTAACTATCGAATGATCGATGGTTAGTGTCACGTTATCACCATATTTCAGGCGCAGTTGTTGAAGTTCAATATAGTGCTTAACAATTTCTATTTCCAGACTCAAGTCTATGTATTCATCTTTCTGATAAAGCACATATTTTAAAATTTCGCTGAGTTTAAGAATGGAAGCAGGTGTTTTATCATCTTTTTTTAAGGCCAATCCATATATGCTATTCAGAGTATTCATTAAAAAATGTGGATTAATCTGAAGCTGTAAGTTGTAGAGTTGCGCCTGGGTAGCTTCACTATGTAAACGTTCTACCTGAAACCATGCCTTTGATAGTTTTAGTAAACTGCTGATAAATAGGTAGATACAGAATATGGTAGTAAGTATATATGCATCTGAAAAAGATACAATAAAATAGTCAAAAGGAAGCCGCGGTATTATTATGTTGAAAACTAATTCATGAATATAATATACCAATATTAATAGAAGAGGAATTGATAATGCATAGAGCAAATACTTTCGTTTTGAAAGCAGTAAGGGTATAAGTAAAGAAGTATTAATGTAAACCAGCGGCACCAGCGATAAATGGAAATAAGCTGAATAAATAATATCAATACTTTTTATTTCATTAGAAATAGAAAAGTAGTAGGTGATGATGAATAAGGATGCACCCCAAAAGCTGAGGTGCTGAACATACCTGTTTTGAAAAATATGGTTAATAATCGCTTTCATTCACGGGTATATTTTACGGTCTGATCAAAAACTGATTCATCTTTAGAATATACCTCAATAAATTTCTGAAGTTCTTTTGGTTGGGCGGTAATCACTACCTCAGCATCTTCTGGATCACCATTCTGAGAAACTAGTTCATGTCTTAGTCTTATTTGATTTCGTTTGAATAATTCACTTAGTCGCTCTAATGAAAAAGTGGTGATAGACAGTTGATTATCTTTGATTGATACTTTTTGAAAAGTATGCATAGGGTAGAGGTTCATAGCGTATACCTCTAAAGCATGATGTAGATCTCCCATTTCAGGAAACATGTCTAGATAGAATTCATTACCTATTTCTACCAGAAAGGTCTTGAATTTATATTCACCACCAGAGTCGATAATGGTCATAATATAGCCCTCTGAAGTGTCCTCTTTGTTATTTAACTTAAAGGTAAGTTCGTTTTCCGGGCCTTTCCATGTACCTATTAATCGTTGATTATAACGAATTGTATCTGGTGTATATATAGGGAATAAAGAATATACACAGGAGCTTAAAATGAAGCTCATGGCTAACAATAGAATAATTGATTTTTTCATTTTTTTAGGTTGAAATACGCCTTTATTTATCAAGGATAATAATTTATTCGATGTGTGACGAAAATCAGCAGGTCAATAATGATTTTGGACCGATAAATTTTGAGGAAAGAGAAGACTATTCTTTACCTTTGTGCTACTCACAAGGTCGGCAAGTTTTTTAAACCTAACATTAAATACAATACCGAGTGAAGCCTTTGATCTAGGCCAGGCCTCACCCGCTTTGCGGGCCTCGTTTTTAGCAGGTTAACAGTGGAAGGCCGAAATTGTAGGGCAGCTCAAATCCTGTCTTATCGGGGGTTTAAATAACCACGAACCTTGTGAGTATTTTAATTTCTCACAGATGATTTTCTAACGA
This genomic interval carries:
- a CDS encoding sensor histidine kinase; this translates as MKAIINHIFQNRYVQHLSFWGASLFIITYYFSISNEIKSIDIIYSAYFHLSLVPLVYINTSLLIPLLLSKRKYLLYALSIPLLLILVYYIHELVFNIIIPRLPFDYFIVSFSDAYILTTIFCIYLFISSLLKLSKAWFQVERLHSEATQAQLYNLQLQINPHFLMNTLNSIYGLALKKDDKTPASILKLSEILKYVLYQKDEYIDLSLEIEIVKHYIELQQLRLKYGDNVTLTIDHSIVNDKKIIPFLLLTFVENAFKHGDLGANPSGFISISLQSTENDIDFTIKNSYQGKKSSTEGIGLTNAKNRLNIYYLGRHQLNIDENVDSYTIQLTINSLKK
- the trmB gene encoding tRNA (guanosine(46)-N7)-methyltransferase TrmB is translated as MARGKLSRFAANAERHNVIEPGKPIIDVIKGNWHKDYFNNDNEITLELACGRGEYTIGLSQLFPAKNFIGIDLKGDRIWKGSGIALEEGIENVGFLRVHILELQKYFEPGEVANIWITFPDPRPKDRDEKRRITHARYLDIYKSILKPDGNIFFKTDNTGLFEYTLEVLKERNDIKDLVYTFDLYHSELKDECYDIRTRYEKKFSAEGHDIKYMRFKFI
- a CDS encoding LytR/AlgR family response regulator transcription factor, yielding MKCIIVEDEPLAIEILESYVNAVPALEIVKVFDSSIEALTWLNKNHEEVELLFMDINLPGLNGLDLLKGLIHPPAVIFTTAYPEYAIEGFEMDAVDYLVKPYSFERFKKAIEKCERWNESISVQKPFTVKTNNRTYVLKPADIDYIQSAGDYLKLYGRENNLVFNATMKSVESELKPHFLRIHKSYLINADKVEYLEGNCIKVGKKLLPIGNTYRKQVMDIFK